The region TCATTGAAGATGTGCGATCAGGCGAAGGGTTTTCCTTCGCCTGATTGTGTTTTATATTGTAGCGTATTTCCTTTTCGTCACTAATAGCATAAAAGACGGTTGGCTCTGAGGTTTTCTTCTATTTGAAAGTAATTGATGTTTTAACACAGAGTTATAGGAGAATGCACAGAGATCACTGAGGGTTAGGCGAACGGTTTTACCTTCGTCTGATTATTTTGTAGCTTGAAGCTACCGTGTTGAACACTGCTTATTCCTGAAGCAGCATCGCTCTTAATCCTTTGAAGTATTCCGGACTGTGCAGGAGTCTGGAACCATACCAGGAGAAGAGTTCTCCATCTACCAATACACTTTTGATCTCCGGAAAACGCTCTTGCCATTCGGGCAGGTGTTTTTCTTTGAAGGGGAATGGTTCTGAGCTGAGAAGGATCAGTTCAGGTCTGAGTGCCCGAAGTCCTTCGGTGGTCACGGAAGGATAGCGCCCTTGTCCGGTGGGGCAGACATTGATAAATCCACATCGCGTCATCATATCGTCGATGAAACTGCCGGGGGCAGCCAACATGATGGGATCGTTCCAGATGACGTAGGCAGCCCTTCTCTTTTTCCCAAGGGGTAGGGGGCCGATAACGGAGAAGGCATCGCCGATCTTACCCATGAGGTCATAAGCGGCATCCATGGTCTTTGTCATCATTCCCACCTCACGGATCATCTCAAGGGAATCTCCGAGGTCTGAGATGTCGCTGGTCCATACGGGACAAGACTCCCGCAGCTCTTCGATCTGCATACGTTCGTTCTCCTCCTTGTTGGCGAGAACGAGGTCCGGACGGAGACTGCGGATGGCGTCCAACTTAAGGGTTTTGGTGCCTCCAACACGTGGGATGGTCCTGAACATCTCTTCCGGGTGGATGCAGAATTTGGTGATCCCGGCCAGTTTTCCGGCAAGTCCCAAGTCCCACAACAATTCTGATTGCGACGGTACAAGCGATACGATGCGTTGTACCTCGTCGGGTACATTCACATCATAGCCGGTCTGGTCTGTAAGTGTCGGCATGGATCAGATGGCCAGTGCCCTGATCAGGTCGTGTTTGGTAATGATATGTACGGTCTTATTCTCGTCACGCACAATCACTGCGGGGTTTTCGCGCGTGATGAGCTTGGCGACATCTTCCACCGCATCGTTCATCTTTACTTCCGGGAATGGTGCCAGCATCACATCTTTCACAGGGGATGACTTCAGGTTGGGGTCGTCCAGCAACTTACCGAACAGACTGCTTTCGGATACGGCACCTTCCACCGTACCGTTGTTCATGACGGGAAGCTGGGAGATGTTGAACTCGGTCATTATTTTCACGGCTTCTGCGATGGTTTGATCGGTTTTTACAGCAATCACATCATGATCCTGAGGTAATCGGTCACGGATGATGTGGGCCACTGTGTACCTGACCTTGTCAAGGAAGCCACGTTCCCGCATCCAGTCGTCGTTAAAGAGTTTGCCTACGTAGCGGCTGCCATGATCGTGGAAGAGGACGACCACGAGGTCGTCTTTTTTCAGCTGTGCTTTCATCTGGGCGATACCGGCTACGGCTGATCCGGCGGAATAGCCAACGAAGATCCCTTCTTCTCGTGCCAGCCGGCGGGCGTAGATGGCGCCGTCTTTGTCCGTCACTTTTTCAAAATGATCGATCAGGTCGAAATCCACATTCTTTGGGAGGATGTCTTCGCCGATGCCTTCGGTAATATAGGGGTAGATCTCTTTCTCGTCGAACTCGCCGGTTTCCTTATACTTTTTGAATACCGAGCCATAGGTGTCGATGCCCCACACCTTGATGTCGGGATTTTTCTCCTTAAGGTAGCGGGCCACGCCTGAGATGGTGCCTCCGGTGCCTACGCCTACCACAAAATGGGTGATCTTGCCTTCGGTCTGTTCCCATATTTCAGGGCCGGTGGTTTCGTAGTGGGCTTCCCGGTTAGAGAGATTATCGTATTGGTTCGGGTAGAATGAATTGGGGATCTCCTGGTTCATCCGGCGCGCTACGGAGTAGTAGGAGCGGGGATCTTCGGGGGTTACGTTGGTAGGGCAAACGACCACTTCTGCGCCCATGGCGCGAAGCACGTCCATCTTCTCCTTGCTCTGCTTGTCGTTGGTCGTGCAGATGAGTTTATACCCCTTTACGATACACGCCAGTGCGAGTCCCATGCCGGTATTTCCGCTTGTGCCTTCAATGACGGTGCCGCCCGGTTTGAGTCGTCCGTCTTTCTCGGCATCTTCAATCATTTTCAGGGCCATGCGGTCTTTCACCGAGTTGCCTGGATTAAACGTTTCTACTTTGGCGAGTACCGTGGCAGGCACGTCGGCCACAATGCGGTTCAGTTTCACCATGGGCGTATTGCCAATGGTTTCGATGATGTTGTTGTAGTACATGGTGCAAATATAGGAAGGTTTCGGGACCTAAGTTTCTGGTTTGTGGTTTCTGGTTTAAGGTTTAAAGTTTAAGGTTGCCGTACCGTATGCCTTTGAGGTTCGCAGATGCATTACGAAATCACCACATCATTACATCACCAAATCACAAAATGGTTTCCGGTTTAAGGTTTAAAGTTTAAGGTTGCCGTACCGTATAACTTTGAGGTTCGCAGATGTATTACGAAATCACCAAATCACCACATCACCCCATTCTCAAATTCCCCCATTTTCAAATCATCAAATTTTCAAATTGGCACATCACCAAATCAACCACATTCTCAAATCTTCAAATTGTCCAGCTAGCGCGGATGTTCTCGAAGGCGGCTAGCGCGGATTTGCAATCCGTGCTCATCACGATATTTTCTTACTCAAGAAAGAAACAAGCACTCTTTGAACCAAACACTCCTCGGGCTTTTCCTACATTGGGTGCATGTCAGATAAATACACTATCCGCGATCAGACCAAGGCGCATTTTATTACATTAACCGTAGTGGGTTGGATTGATGTTTTTACCCGCCTCAACCAAAAGAATATGATGATTGATGCCCTTCGATTCTGTCAGGAAAACAAAGGTCTCATTATCTATGCCTATTGTCTAATGCCCAGTCATCTTCACATGATCTGTCAGGCAC is a window of Flavobacteriales bacterium DNA encoding:
- a CDS encoding ABC transporter substrate-binding protein; the encoded protein is MPTLTDQTGYDVNVPDEVQRIVSLVPSQSELLWDLGLAGKLAGITKFCIHPEEMFRTIPRVGGTKTLKLDAIRSLRPDLVLANKEENERMQIEELRESCPVWTSDISDLGDSLEMIREVGMMTKTMDAAYDLMGKIGDAFSVIGPLPLGKKRRAAYVIWNDPIMLAAPGSFIDDMMTRCGFINVCPTGQGRYPSVTTEGLRALRPELILLSSEPFPFKEKHLPEWQERFPEIKSVLVDGELFSWYGSRLLHSPEYFKGLRAMLLQE
- a CDS encoding pyridoxal-phosphate dependent enzyme, whose product is MYYNNIIETIGNTPMVKLNRIVADVPATVLAKVETFNPGNSVKDRMALKMIEDAEKDGRLKPGGTVIEGTSGNTGMGLALACIVKGYKLICTTNDKQSKEKMDVLRAMGAEVVVCPTNVTPEDPRSYYSVARRMNQEIPNSFYPNQYDNLSNREAHYETTGPEIWEQTEGKITHFVVGVGTGGTISGVARYLKEKNPDIKVWGIDTYGSVFKKYKETGEFDEKEIYPYITEGIGEDILPKNVDFDLIDHFEKVTDKDGAIYARRLAREEGIFVGYSAGSAVAGIAQMKAQLKKDDLVVVLFHDHGSRYVGKLFNDDWMRERGFLDKVRYTVAHIIRDRLPQDHDVIAVKTDQTIAEAVKIMTEFNISQLPVMNNGTVEGAVSESSLFGKLLDDPNLKSSPVKDVMLAPFPEVKMNDAVEDVAKLITRENPAVIVRDENKTVHIITKHDLIRALAI